In one window of Pseudomonas benzenivorans DNA:
- a CDS encoding YecA/YgfB family protein, translating to MSTSSSAYAAFAALLASSTNPVSPAELHGLLLGRSCAGAGFDVDGWLVDAAELLGEAPQDNVRQALIGLQEMVKGELAGDEIAVVLLLPPDEAPLQERAKALGQWCQGFLGGFGLTAGDQALSAEAMEVLQDLSAIAQVQNALEESEDGENDYMEVMEYLRVAPLLLFSECAKPVAAAKPSLH from the coding sequence ATGTCGACTTCCAGTTCCGCCTACGCCGCCTTTGCCGCGCTGCTCGCCAGCAGCACCAATCCCGTTTCCCCCGCCGAGTTGCACGGCCTGCTGCTGGGGCGCAGCTGCGCCGGCGCCGGCTTCGATGTCGACGGCTGGCTGGTGGACGCCGCCGAGTTGCTGGGCGAGGCCCCGCAGGACAACGTGCGCCAGGCGCTGATCGGCCTACAGGAGATGGTCAAGGGCGAGCTGGCCGGCGACGAGATCGCCGTGGTGCTGTTGCTGCCGCCGGACGAGGCGCCGCTGCAGGAGCGGGCCAAGGCCCTGGGCCAGTGGTGTCAGGGCTTTCTCGGCGGCTTCGGCCTGACCGCCGGCGACCAGGCCCTGAGCGCCGAGGCCATGGAGGTGCTGCAGGACCTGTCGGCCATCGCCCAGGTGCAGAATGCCCTGGAGGAGTCGGAGGACGGCGAGAACGACTATATGGAAGTGATGGAATACCTGCGCGTCGCCCCGCTGCTGCTGTTCAGCGAGTGCGCCAAGCCGGTGGCGGCCGCCAAGCCGTCGCTGCACTGA
- the pepP gene encoding Xaa-Pro aminopeptidase, whose protein sequence is MTSIPKSEYARRRKALMAQMEPNSIAILPAAPVYIRNRDVEHVYRQDSDFQYLSGFPEPEAVIALIPGREHGEYVLFCRERDPERELWDGLRAGQDGAIAQYGADDAFPIGDIDDILPGLIEGRERVYYAMGTNQEFDRHLMEWINQIRSKARQGAQPPNEFVALDHLLHDMRLYKSAAEVKVMREAAQISARAHIRAMQASRPGLHEFHLEAELDYEFRKGGAKMPAYGSIVAAGRNACILHYRENDAPLKDGDLVLIDAGCEIDCYASDITRCFPVNGRFSAEQKAIYELVLAANEEAFKYIAPGRHWNEAHEATVRVITAGLVELGLLEGEVEELIASEAYKPFYMHRAGHWLGMDVHDVGDYKVGGVWRELEVGMAMTVEPGIYIAADNPNVAKKWRGIGVRIEDDVVVTKDGCEILTTDVPKSVAEIEALMAATRSEVA, encoded by the coding sequence ATGACCAGCATCCCCAAGTCGGAATACGCCCGTCGGCGCAAGGCGCTGATGGCGCAGATGGAGCCCAACAGCATCGCCATCTTGCCGGCCGCGCCGGTGTACATCCGCAACCGTGACGTCGAGCACGTCTACCGCCAGGACAGCGACTTCCAGTACCTCTCCGGCTTTCCCGAGCCGGAGGCGGTGATCGCCCTGATTCCCGGCCGCGAACACGGCGAATACGTGTTGTTCTGTCGTGAGCGCGATCCCGAACGCGAGCTGTGGGACGGCCTGCGCGCCGGCCAGGACGGCGCCATCGCCCAGTACGGCGCCGACGATGCCTTCCCCATCGGCGACATCGACGACATCCTCCCGGGCCTGATCGAGGGCCGCGAGCGGGTCTACTACGCCATGGGCACCAACCAGGAGTTCGACCGCCACCTGATGGAGTGGATCAACCAGATTCGCTCCAAGGCGCGCCAGGGCGCCCAGCCGCCCAACGAATTCGTCGCCCTCGATCATCTGTTGCACGACATGCGCCTGTACAAGAGCGCCGCCGAGGTCAAGGTGATGCGCGAGGCCGCGCAGATATCCGCCCGTGCCCACATCCGCGCCATGCAGGCCAGCCGCCCGGGCCTGCACGAGTTCCATCTGGAGGCCGAGCTGGACTACGAGTTCCGCAAAGGCGGGGCGAAGATGCCGGCTTACGGCTCCATAGTCGCCGCCGGCCGGAACGCCTGCATCCTGCACTACCGCGAGAACGACGCGCCGCTCAAGGATGGCGACCTGGTGCTGATCGACGCCGGCTGCGAGATCGACTGCTACGCCAGCGACATCACCCGCTGCTTCCCGGTCAACGGGCGCTTCTCCGCGGAGCAGAAGGCCATCTACGAGCTGGTGCTGGCGGCCAACGAGGAGGCGTTCAAGTACATCGCCCCGGGCAGGCACTGGAACGAGGCCCACGAGGCGACCGTGCGGGTGATCACCGCCGGCCTGGTGGAGCTGGGCCTGCTCGAGGGCGAGGTCGAGGAGCTGATCGCCAGCGAGGCCTACAAGCCCTTCTACATGCACCGCGCCGGCCACTGGCTGGGCATGGACGTGCACGATGTCGGCGACTACAAGGTCGGCGGCGTCTGGCGCGAACTCGAAGTCGGCATGGCCATGACCGTCGAGCCGGGCATCTATATCGCGGCCGATAACCCGAACGTGGCGAAGAAGTGGCGCGGCATCGGCGTGCGTATCGAGGACGACGTGGTGGTGACCAAGGACGGCTGCGAGATCCTCACCACCGATGTGCCCAAGAGCGTCGCCGAGATCGAGGCGCTGATGGCCGCGACCCGCAGCGAGGTGGCCTGA
- a CDS encoding extracellular solute-binding protein, with protein sequence MQASKRLFAALTLTALAGAVQAADEVVVYSARIDELIKPVFDAYTAKTGVPVKFITDKEAPLLARLKAEGENTPADMLITVDAGNLWQAEQEGVLKPLQSAVIEQNIPAQYRSSTGSWTGLSLRARTVVYSTERVQPSELTTYEALADKNWEGRLCLRTSKKVYNQSLTATLIETHGAAKTEEIVKGWVNNLATDVFPDDTALIQAIDAGQCDVGIVNSYYFARLHKQNPDLKAKLFWPNQNDRGVHVNLSGAGVTKHAPHAEAAQQLLEWMTGDEAQGLFGALNQEFPANPKVAPSDEVAAWGNFKADSIPVEVAGKRQAEATMLMDRAGWN encoded by the coding sequence ATGCAAGCAAGCAAGCGTCTGTTCGCCGCTCTCACCCTCACCGCGCTGGCCGGTGCCGTGCAGGCCGCCGATGAAGTGGTGGTCTACTCCGCCCGTATCGACGAGCTGATTAAGCCGGTATTCGATGCCTATACCGCCAAGACCGGCGTGCCGGTGAAGTTCATCACCGACAAGGAGGCGCCGCTGCTGGCCCGCCTCAAGGCCGAGGGCGAGAACACCCCGGCCGACATGCTGATCACCGTGGACGCCGGCAACCTCTGGCAGGCCGAGCAGGAAGGCGTGCTCAAGCCGTTGCAGTCGGCGGTGATCGAGCAGAACATCCCGGCCCAGTACCGCTCCAGCACCGGCAGCTGGACCGGCCTGTCGCTGCGCGCGCGGACCGTCGTCTATTCCACCGAGCGGGTGCAGCCGAGCGAGCTGACCACCTACGAAGCCCTGGCCGACAAGAACTGGGAAGGCCGCCTGTGCCTGCGCACCAGCAAGAAGGTGTACAACCAGTCGCTGACCGCCACCCTGATCGAGACCCATGGCGCGGCCAAGACCGAGGAGATCGTCAAGGGCTGGGTGAACAACCTGGCCACCGATGTGTTTCCGGACGACACCGCGCTGATCCAGGCCATCGATGCCGGCCAGTGCGACGTGGGTATCGTCAATAGCTACTACTTCGCCCGCCTGCACAAGCAGAACCCGGATCTGAAGGCCAAGCTGTTCTGGCCCAACCAGAATGACCGCGGCGTGCACGTCAACCTGTCCGGCGCCGGCGTGACCAAGCACGCGCCCCACGCCGAGGCGGCCCAGCAGCTGCTGGAGTGGATGACCGGTGACGAGGCCCAGGGTCTGTTCGGCGCGCTGAACCAGGAGTTCCCGGCCAACCCGAAGGTCGCCCCGTCCGACGAGGTCGCCGCCTGGGGTAACTTCAAGGCCGACAGCATCCCGGTGGAAGTGGCCGGCAAGCGCCAGGCCGAAGCCACCATGCTGATGGATCGCGCCGGCTGGAACTGA
- a CDS encoding DUF4442 domain-containing protein, which translates to MDTGRSARKARWLRWALNLYPPYLGAGIRVRHIGADWRLVRVNLGLSWYNRNYVGTQFGGSLYAMTDPFFMLMLLENLGADYIVWDKAASIDFVAPGRGPVYAEFRLDDALLAEVRARTAGGDKYLPELQVEVRDGAGELVARVHKTLYVRLKPRARQAD; encoded by the coding sequence ATGGACACGGGCCGCTCGGCGCGCAAGGCGCGCTGGTTGCGCTGGGCGCTGAACCTCTACCCGCCCTACCTGGGCGCCGGCATCCGGGTGCGGCATATAGGCGCGGACTGGCGCCTGGTGCGGGTCAATCTGGGCCTGAGCTGGTACAACCGCAATTACGTCGGCACCCAGTTCGGCGGCAGCCTCTACGCGATGACCGATCCCTTCTTCATGCTCATGCTGCTGGAGAATCTCGGCGCCGATTACATTGTCTGGGACAAGGCCGCCAGCATCGACTTCGTCGCCCCGGGGCGTGGCCCGGTGTACGCCGAGTTCCGCCTCGACGACGCCCTGCTGGCGGAGGTTCGCGCCCGTACCGCCGGTGGCGATAAATACTTGCCCGAGTTGCAGGTCGAGGTGCGCGATGGCGCCGGCGAGCTGGTGGCGCGGGTGCACAAGACCCTCTACGTGCGGCTCAAGCCCCGTGCGCGACAGGCTGATTAA
- a CDS encoding ABC transporter permease: MAHPAQRRWYPIAFAVALLVLLPLSVLLLSWHEVDRQIWAHLWQTQMLRLLGNTLVLVLGVGVGVTLLGVSLAWLTSLCEFPGRRWLDWALMLPFAIPAYVLAFVFVGLLDFAGPLQSLLRDWFGSGLRLPRVRSTGGVIIVLVLVFYPYVYLLARGAFLAQGKGLMEAARVLGLSPWRAFWRVALPVARPAIGAGLALAIMETLADFGAVSVFNFDTFTTAIYKTWYSFYSLTSATQLASLLLLGVMLALYGERRARGAVRPSNERPRGKALYHLKGGQALAASAWCGLVFACAFVIPVLQLLVWFWQRGRFDLDERYSALILHTLYLGGLAALITVGVALLLAFSRRLAPTRPMRSLVGLANLGYALPGSVLAVAIMLAFSYLDRHLVIPLSAWLGGPAQPLLLGSLSALLLAYLIRFMAVAYGPVENSLARIRPSLPEASRSLGIGGVGLFLRVYLPLLVPGVLSAALLVFVDVLKEMPATLLMRPFGWDTLSVRVFEMTSEGEWARAALPALTLVLVGLLPVILLIRRSARRIG; encoded by the coding sequence GTGGCCCACCCTGCCCAGCGTCGCTGGTATCCCATCGCCTTCGCCGTCGCCCTGCTGGTGCTGTTGCCGCTGAGCGTGCTGCTGCTGAGCTGGCATGAGGTGGACCGGCAGATCTGGGCGCACCTGTGGCAGACCCAGATGCTGCGCCTGCTCGGCAACACCCTGGTGCTGGTGCTCGGTGTCGGCGTCGGGGTGACCCTGCTCGGGGTCAGCCTGGCCTGGCTCACCAGCCTCTGCGAGTTTCCCGGCCGGCGCTGGCTGGACTGGGCGCTGATGTTGCCGTTCGCCATCCCCGCCTATGTCCTGGCCTTCGTCTTCGTCGGTCTGCTGGACTTTGCCGGGCCGCTGCAGAGCCTGCTGCGCGACTGGTTCGGCAGCGGCCTGCGCCTGCCGCGGGTGCGCTCCACCGGCGGGGTGATCATCGTCCTGGTGCTGGTGTTCTATCCCTATGTCTACCTGCTTGCGCGGGGCGCCTTCCTGGCCCAGGGCAAGGGCCTGATGGAGGCCGCACGGGTGCTGGGCCTGAGCCCCTGGCGGGCGTTCTGGCGGGTGGCCCTGCCGGTGGCGCGGCCGGCCATCGGCGCGGGCCTGGCCCTGGCGATCATGGAGACCTTGGCCGACTTCGGCGCGGTCTCGGTGTTCAACTTCGACACCTTCACCACGGCGATCTACAAGACCTGGTACAGCTTCTACAGCCTGACCAGCGCCACCCAGCTGGCCAGCCTGCTGCTGCTGGGCGTGATGCTCGCGCTCTACGGCGAACGCCGGGCCCGCGGCGCGGTGCGGCCGAGCAACGAGCGGCCGCGGGGCAAGGCGCTGTACCACCTCAAGGGTGGCCAGGCGCTGGCCGCCAGTGCCTGGTGCGGGCTGGTGTTCGCCTGCGCCTTCGTCATCCCGGTGCTGCAGCTGCTGGTGTGGTTCTGGCAGCGCGGCCGCTTCGACCTGGACGAGCGCTACAGCGCGCTGATCCTGCACACCCTCTACCTCGGCGGGCTGGCCGCGCTGATCACCGTCGGCGTGGCCCTGCTGCTGGCATTTTCCCGGCGCCTGGCGCCGACCCGGCCGATGCGCTCGCTGGTCGGCCTGGCCAATCTCGGCTATGCGCTGCCCGGCTCGGTGCTGGCGGTGGCGATCATGCTGGCGTTCAGCTACCTGGACCGCCATCTGGTGATCCCCCTGTCCGCCTGGCTGGGCGGGCCGGCCCAGCCGCTGCTGCTGGGCAGCCTCTCGGCACTGCTGCTGGCCTACCTGATCCGCTTCATGGCGGTGGCCTATGGCCCAGTGGAGAACAGCCTGGCGCGGATCCGCCCGTCGCTGCCGGAGGCCTCGCGCAGCCTCGGGATCGGCGGTGTCGGGCTGTTCCTGCGGGTCTACCTGCCGTTGCTGGTGCCGGGGGTGTTGTCGGCGGCGCTGCTGGTGTTCGTCGATGTGCTCAAGGAGATGCCGGCGACCCTGCTGATGCGCCCCTTCGGCTGGGACACCCTGTCGGTGCGGGTGTTCGAGATGACCAGCGAAGGGGAGTGGGCGCGCGCCGCCCTGCCGGCCCTGACCCTGGTACTGGTCGGACTGCTGCCGGTGATTCTGCTGATTCGCCGCTCCGCCCGGCGTATCGGCTAG
- the gcvH gene encoding glycine cleavage system protein GcvH, which translates to MSTIPADLRYATSHEWARLEADGSVTVGISDHAQEALGDVVFIELPDVGKTLTAGQEAGVVESVKAASDIYSPIGGEVIAINEALADSPESVNGDPYGSWFFKLKPSDVSELDKLLDAAGYQAKADADA; encoded by the coding sequence ATGAGTACTATCCCCGCCGATCTGCGTTACGCCACCAGCCACGAGTGGGCTCGTCTGGAGGCGGACGGCAGCGTTACCGTCGGTATCTCCGACCACGCCCAGGAGGCCCTGGGCGATGTGGTGTTCATCGAACTGCCGGACGTCGGCAAGACCCTGACCGCCGGCCAGGAAGCCGGGGTGGTGGAATCGGTCAAGGCCGCCTCCGACATCTACTCGCCGATCGGCGGCGAGGTGATCGCCATCAACGAGGCCCTGGCCGACAGCCCCGAGAGCGTCAACGGCGACCCCTACGGCAGCTGGTTCTTCAAGCTCAAGCCGAGCGATGTCAGCGAGCTGGACAAGCTGCTCGACGCCGCCGGCTACCAGGCCAAGGCCGACGCGGACGCCTGA
- the gcvT gene encoding glycine cleavage system aminomethyltransferase GcvT has protein sequence MGQRTALYDLHLALGAKMVDFGGWDMPLHYGSQVEEHHQVRRDCGVFDVSHMCVVDVGGDQAQAFLQHLLANDVARLQAPGKALYTAMLNEQGGVVDDLIVYLTGTVDARPSYRLVVNAATRAKDLAWMRQQSSGFAVELQERGELAVLAIQGPQARAKTAELVTQARAALIHELKPFQGLAEGDWFIARTGYTGEDGLEIMLPADQAMAFFNDLVGAGISPIGLGARDTLRLEAGMNLYGQDMDDNVSPLAANMAWTVAWEPQARQFVGRSVLQAQRAAGNQPKLVGLVLEERGVLRAHQMVRVEGLGEGEITSGSFSPTLNKSIALARVPAATAERAEVEIRGKWYPVRVVQPSFVRHGKALI, from the coding sequence ATGGGACAGCGCACAGCTCTTTACGACCTGCACCTCGCCTTGGGGGCGAAGATGGTCGACTTCGGCGGCTGGGACATGCCGCTGCATTACGGCTCGCAAGTCGAGGAGCACCATCAGGTGCGCCGCGACTGCGGGGTCTTCGATGTCTCCCACATGTGCGTGGTGGACGTCGGCGGCGACCAGGCCCAGGCCTTCCTGCAGCACCTGCTGGCCAACGATGTGGCGCGCCTGCAAGCACCCGGCAAGGCCCTCTACACTGCCATGCTCAACGAGCAGGGCGGGGTGGTCGACGACCTGATCGTCTACCTGACCGGCACCGTCGACGCCCGGCCGAGCTACCGCCTGGTGGTCAACGCCGCCACCCGCGCCAAGGACCTGGCCTGGATGCGCCAGCAGAGCAGCGGCTTCGCCGTCGAGCTGCAGGAGCGCGGCGAACTGGCCGTGCTCGCCATCCAGGGCCCCCAGGCACGGGCCAAGACCGCCGAGCTGGTGACCCAGGCCCGTGCCGCGCTGATCCACGAACTGAAACCCTTCCAGGGCCTGGCCGAGGGCGACTGGTTCATCGCCCGCACCGGTTACACCGGCGAGGACGGGCTGGAGATCATGCTGCCGGCCGACCAGGCGATGGCCTTCTTCAACGACCTGGTCGGCGCCGGCATCTCGCCGATCGGCCTGGGCGCGCGCGACACCCTGCGCCTGGAGGCCGGGATGAACCTGTATGGCCAGGACATGGACGACAACGTCTCGCCGCTGGCCGCCAACATGGCCTGGACGGTGGCCTGGGAGCCGCAGGCGCGTCAGTTCGTCGGTCGCAGCGTGCTGCAGGCGCAGCGGGCGGCGGGCAACCAGCCCAAGCTGGTCGGCCTGGTACTGGAGGAGCGCGGCGTACTGCGTGCCCATCAGATGGTGCGGGTCGAGGGCCTGGGCGAGGGCGAGATCACCAGCGGCAGCTTCTCGCCGACCCTGAACAAGTCCATCGCCCTGGCGCGGGTGCCGGCGGCCACCGCCGAGCGTGCCGAGGTGGAGATTCGCGGCAAGTGGTACCCGGTGCGGGTGGTCCAGCCGAGTTTCGTGCGCCATGGCAAGGCGCTGATCTAG
- the ubiH gene encoding 2-octaprenyl-6-methoxyphenyl hydroxylase, translated as MSRVNLAIIGGGLVGASLALALQAAAKARGWQIFLIEAFTPGEGYQPSYDARATALSYGSQQIYQRLGIWQQIARRAEPIQQIHVSDRGRFAAARLSALEEGVPALGYVAENAWLGQCLWQALDAEVVSWRSPAQVTRLEALADGYRLTLDDESCLECDLAVLADGGRSGLREQLGIGVSHRPYGQSALIANLTPQEAHRGQAFERFTEDGPMALLPLPENRCALVWTRAEADAERLLRLGETAFRDELQQVFGYRLGAIRQVGARHLYPLVLTEAQEQVRPHLVVLGNAAHSLHPIAGQGYNLSLRDTQALAEALLASRAPLGDFAVLQGYLRRQRGDQQLTLGFSDRVTRLFSNGEPLLAAGRNIGLLGLDLLPPAKRWFARQAMGLGTRAQP; from the coding sequence ATGTCGCGGGTCAACCTGGCGATCATCGGCGGCGGCCTGGTCGGCGCCAGCCTGGCCCTGGCCCTGCAGGCTGCGGCCAAGGCGCGCGGTTGGCAGATCTTCCTGATCGAGGCCTTCACCCCCGGCGAGGGTTACCAGCCCAGTTACGATGCGCGCGCCACCGCGCTGTCCTATGGTTCGCAGCAGATCTACCAGCGCCTGGGTATCTGGCAGCAGATTGCCCGGCGCGCCGAGCCGATCCAGCAGATCCATGTCTCCGACCGTGGCCGCTTCGCCGCGGCGCGTCTCAGCGCGCTGGAGGAGGGGGTGCCGGCGCTGGGCTACGTGGCGGAGAACGCCTGGCTCGGCCAGTGCCTGTGGCAGGCCCTCGACGCCGAAGTGGTCAGCTGGCGTAGCCCGGCCCAGGTGACCCGGCTGGAGGCGCTGGCGGACGGCTACCGACTGACCCTGGACGACGAGTCCTGCTTGGAGTGCGACCTGGCGGTGCTGGCCGACGGCGGCCGCTCGGGGTTGCGCGAGCAGCTCGGCATCGGCGTCAGCCATCGGCCCTATGGGCAGAGTGCGCTGATTGCCAATCTCACGCCGCAGGAAGCCCACCGCGGCCAGGCCTTCGAGCGCTTCACCGAGGACGGGCCCATGGCCCTGCTGCCGCTGCCGGAGAACCGCTGCGCCTTGGTCTGGACGCGGGCCGAGGCAGACGCCGAGCGTTTGCTGCGCCTGGGCGAGACGGCCTTTCGCGACGAGCTGCAGCAGGTCTTCGGCTATCGCCTCGGCGCCATTCGCCAGGTCGGTGCCCGCCACCTCTACCCCCTGGTGCTGACCGAGGCCCAGGAGCAGGTGCGCCCGCACCTGGTGGTGCTCGGCAATGCCGCCCACAGCCTGCACCCGATCGCCGGTCAGGGCTACAACCTGTCCCTGCGCGATACCCAGGCCCTGGCCGAGGCGCTGTTGGCCAGCCGTGCGCCGTTGGGCGATTTCGCCGTACTGCAGGGCTACCTGCGGCGGCAGCGGGGCGATCAGCAGCTGACCCTGGGCTTCTCCGACCGGGTCACCCGGCTGTTCAGCAATGGCGAGCCGCTGCTCGCCGCCGGGCGCAATATCGGCCTGCTCGGCCTGGATCTGCTGCCGCCGGCCAAGCGCTGGTTCGCCCGCCAGGCCATGGGCCTGGGCACCCGCGCGCAGCCTTGA
- a CDS encoding 2-octaprenyl-3-methyl-6-methoxy-1,4-benzoquinol hydroxylase has product MDADLIIVGAGMVGSALALALQDAGLEILLVDGGTLSVAPFERSAAFEPRVSALSAASQRVLERLGVWPGIVARRASAYAEMRVWDGAGTGQIHFSAASVHAAVLGHIVENRVVQDALLERLHDSDIGLLAGARLERLRRSGDGWLLNLADGRELRTPLLVAADGAHSAVRRLAGCATREWDYLHHAIVTSVRCTEPHQATAWQRFTDDGPLAFLPLDSGDDQHWCSIVWSVLPSEAERLMALDDGAFCRELGRAFELRLGTVLHADKRLCIPLRQRHAKRYVEEGLALIGDAAHSIHPLAGQGVNLGFLDAAVLAEVLGHALGRGERLAEERVLSRYERRRMPHNLAMMAAMEGFERLFQADPLPLRWLRNAGLDWVDGLPEAKALFVRQALGLSGDLPELARP; this is encoded by the coding sequence ATGGATGCGGATCTGATCATCGTCGGCGCCGGTATGGTCGGCAGCGCCCTGGCGTTGGCCCTGCAGGATGCCGGTCTGGAGATTCTGCTGGTGGACGGCGGGACGCTCAGCGTCGCCCCCTTCGAGCGCAGCGCGGCCTTCGAGCCGCGGGTCAGCGCGCTCTCGGCGGCCAGCCAGCGGGTGCTCGAGCGCCTCGGCGTGTGGCCGGGCATCGTCGCCCGGCGCGCCAGCGCCTATGCCGAGATGCGCGTGTGGGATGGCGCCGGCACCGGGCAGATCCACTTCAGCGCCGCCAGCGTGCACGCCGCAGTGCTCGGTCACATAGTCGAGAACCGCGTGGTGCAGGATGCCCTGCTCGAGCGCCTGCACGACAGCGACATCGGCCTGCTGGCTGGGGCGCGCCTGGAGCGCCTGCGCCGCTCCGGCGATGGCTGGCTGCTGAACCTGGCCGATGGCCGCGAATTGCGCACGCCGCTGCTGGTGGCCGCCGACGGCGCCCACTCGGCGGTGCGCCGTCTGGCCGGTTGCGCCACCCGCGAGTGGGATTACCTGCACCATGCCATCGTCACCAGCGTGCGCTGCACCGAGCCGCACCAGGCCACGGCCTGGCAGCGTTTCACCGACGACGGCCCGCTGGCCTTCCTGCCGCTCGACTCCGGCGACGACCAGCACTGGTGCTCGATCGTCTGGTCGGTGCTGCCGAGCGAGGCCGAGCGCCTGATGGCCCTGGACGACGGCGCCTTCTGTCGTGAGCTGGGCCGCGCCTTCGAGTTGCGCCTGGGCACGGTGCTGCACGCCGACAAGCGCCTGTGCATTCCGCTGCGCCAGCGCCACGCCAAGCGCTACGTGGAGGAGGGCTTGGCGCTGATCGGCGATGCCGCCCACAGCATTCATCCGTTGGCCGGGCAGGGGGTCAATCTCGGCTTCCTCGACGCCGCCGTGCTCGCCGAGGTGCTGGGGCATGCCCTGGGGCGCGGCGAGCGCCTGGCCGAGGAGCGGGTGCTGAGCCGCTACGAGCGCCGGCGCATGCCCCACAACCTGGCGATGATGGCGGCGATGGAGGGCTTCGAGCGATTGTTCCAGGCCGATCCGCTGCCGCTGCGCTGGCTGCGCAACGCCGGCCTCGACTGGGTCGATGGCCTGCCCGAGGCCAAGGCCCTGTTCGTTCGCCAGGCCCTCGGCCTGTCCGGCGACCTGCCCGAGCTGGCGCGCCCCTAG
- a CDS encoding TIGR02449 family protein, with the protein MEDADLHALTTKLDLLIQRVEQLKAHNRLLLANEKAWREERAHLIEKNEMARHKVESMISRLKALEQDS; encoded by the coding sequence ATGGAAGACGCCGATCTGCACGCCCTTACGACCAAGCTGGACCTGCTGATCCAGCGCGTCGAGCAGCTTAAGGCCCACAACCGACTCCTCCTGGCGAATGAAAAGGCCTGGCGCGAAGAACGCGCCCATCTGATCGAAAAGAACGAAATGGCCCGGCACAAGGTCGAATCGATGATTTCGCGCCTCAAAGCCCTGGAGCAGGACTCATGA